The Diospyros lotus cultivar Yz01 chromosome 11, ASM1463336v1, whole genome shotgun sequence region ataagcCAAATCACAAGACACCTAAGGTTAAACTTACCCCCTAAAAGAGTcccaaataaaaacatataactctgttttctaattttcaaaatttatattaagtttAAGCAAGCATCTTTAAAATGTTTTCCACTTTTCTACttaaataagtataaaaatgtAAGTCTTACATGCTTGGAGACAATTTATATACAAAGAAAACAGAGACAAACTAACAACTGGCAAGAGAAGAGTCCCACCTACCCAATCTGCTTCAAAAGAAGCTCCAAGATCTAAGAGAAGAGTCCCACCTACCTAAACCAGCTAGGCCAACTGAGCATTGGGCAAGGCATGTGGACCCTTGGAAAAATATTCCTTGTAAATGCGCTGCAAGGCCCACTGTCCCCTTGGAGAGTGTCCGACTTTCATTTTATTAGCCATTAATTCTTTTCCTTAGCCCACAGCATGACAAGAGAGAAACCCATTAATGACATTATTACAACCTGAAAAAACCAGAATCAACAGTAAAGTTTCAAACAGTTGCTACGTTTACAAAAACAGTCACTTTTTAAACTAGAAATTGGACAGAGAAACAACAGTCgtacagcccccccccccctaaaaaaaataaaaattgcagCATCTTGTTCATGTGATGGCATTATTCACAATATTGTTCTAGGTGCCTTAGGCAAATAAAGTGAGGAAATTCCAACCTCTTTTGCCACCTTAATAACATGAAAAGAGACATTATAAACACCAGAACCATTTATTTACACAATTGGAACCCATTAGATTGATGTATCtttataatatttgtaaacttAAAAGAAACTAACCCCACAAGATAAGCATAATTGGTAAGGAAGTGGAAAGAACACAGTTTCTTTCCCTTGGGGCCACACCAACATCCGCTTGGGTGGAGTCATACTTTGTGCTTGTGAATGGGGTCATTTGCATGGACCCGTGGGAATTAGCTGAAAATTTGGACAGCCTATGTTaactgaaaaaaaaacaaaacaaaaaaataaaaaacacttaACACTATATGCATAGGAAATCAGTTCGTGTACGGTATGGTCcacttaaatattttatatttcaccAGAAGTCAACTGATCATAGTTTTTGGACACTCTAAAGGGTCCATTTCACGAATAACTTAAAGAGGCCAAAATCACTACAttaacaacaacatatttagcctttatcccactatgtggggtcggctacataaattctagacttctatgtatttttgtcttttgtcatatttttatttaggcccatatacttcatatcaaattttaatatctctctcaaaatcttattgggtctgcctctacctctttttttgactaattgttccattccatcaactctcctcacaaaaacgtctcttggtctccttctcacatgatcaaaccatcttagtctagtctctctcatcttctcctcgattggcattactcctaccttattacgaataacctcatttctaaatGTGACACTTTTGctccaaattttaatttatttatagagcAGTAATAGTAACAGAATGGTATATAAATCATTGACTTACAGAAATTGCAGGAGGGACACCCACAAGTGGATCTTGGAAAAACCGATTTGCAAGTGCAAGGGCTAGAAGACTGCTCTGCATTCCTGAGGGAGGAAGGggataattaattagttaacagcaatattttctttcttattacACATAGGAGATTGTGCAACTACGTGACCTGTCTCATAGGATAGCGTTCTTTGCAATGCTTTCACATCAGGTGCATCACTGAAGGCAAGTCCAGAAAGGAAATAACCGGCAACAAAGGCGGAAAAATGAAATGCAATAACAAGCAAAAGAACAGACGCCCCAAAAGGGGAAATAACTGAATTTATGTTAATGGCAAGCGGTGCTCCGACGCAGAGAGAAGTCACAAATACAGACAGTGGTGGCAAAAATGGCCGAATAGCATTACTAATCAGGGGAAAGAACCTGTAGGcacccaaaaagaaaagtaTTAAGGCAGGACGACCGTTTTGGATTATCATGTTAAAGAATTTCTTAAATTAGCTTATCACCTATTCAGAAGCAATCCACCAACAATGGGTGCAACTACAATCTGCAAAATGCTGGATATCATTCCTGTCACATCAACCGGTAACCTCTTTCCAATAAGCAACAGTGATAAGATTGGGGTGACAAAAACTGCTGTAGCAGTGGACAAGGATGTCATGACGATGCTTAGAGGTGCCATTGGTGGGTCAGTCAGGAAAGTAGCATAGTTTGATAGCTGGGCCCCGCTAACACAAGAAGTCAACATGATCCCAGCACCTGGTTCATAAGATTGCCAATGTTAACATACATtttcttgtttctatttttttccttttttccctCAAATCAGACTCGGGCTTACCTAAAGAAGTAGGGAGACCAAATACTGTCATTGCAATTAAGCCGAAAACATATCCAAGGAATGGCTTCACCACAAACTGGCCAATATAACCAGCAAAAATTGCTCCTGGTCTCTTGAATGCTTCAAGAAAGTCTTTTTCACTTGAATTTACCCCAACAGCAAACATCAAAAACCCTAGCGCTGGGGCATAGTATCTGAAAAATGCTCAAGAATAAGTATTAAAATCATGTAATTTTGCACAAAATCTGCAGAATCCCTACAAGCTGGAACTTAATATCCCATCAAACTCTTCAATGAAAACGTTTTGGCATCACATTCCAGGTACAAATTTCATTTAGAGTACATAATTAGATACATGCAAAATATTCATATAGCAGTTCAACCTATCATAtctctttttcatattttttatagcTACATAGTAGTCAAacctaattgttccatttctgGAAAACCTGTGGTACAGCCCCTTAGAGAACGATgaatcttcttcttttatttttatacgtTATTAACTAATTACCATGtactttctctttttatttccCATTTTTATGAGGCATGATAGAGACTTGCTTCACGTCTGTTGCTCTCAATTTCTTGATTAGACTGTTATATCCATCTGTTAAATACAAAATCCAGTGAATACTTGCAATGGCAATTTTTCAAACTCTGAAGTCCGAAGTCAGGGCATAAGCatccaataaaataatttcatcaccATATTAACTTCACAGGCACAAAGTAACAAGATttactccgaagggaacgtgaactatacattttatcgacgcataagttcaaatgaaataagacaagcattaaaaaagatgaaaaatcataaggcggtgggaccagataatataccaatagaagcatggaaatgcatgggagaagaaggtatctcctggctaacgaaattatttaacgcaattcttaaatcaaaaaagatgccagataaGTGGAGGAatagtactttggtccctatatataagaacaaaggagatgttcaaaactgtgaaaattacagaggaattaagttaatgagtcataccatgaaactctgggagagagtaatagagcagaggctcagaaaagaaacagaggtcttagaaaatcaatttggtttcatgcctggtaggtcaacaatggaagctatatatctactgagatgcctaatggaaaggtatcgggagcatcgaaggacctacatatggtgtttatagatctagaaaagacctatgatagggtccctagagatgtattatggagggttttagagaagaaaggagtccgaatagcctatatacaagcccttaaggacatgtatcatggtgcagagacaagagtcagaacatgcgaaggggatactgaaccgtttaaaattacaataggattgcatcaaggttctacattaagtccatacttatttgctttagtaatggatgaactcactaaagatattcagacagaggtgccatggtgtgtGCTTTTTGCaaacgacatagtgttggtggatgaaacaaaagaatgagtgaacactaagcttgagttatggagaaacaatttagaatctaagggatttaaattaagcagaaagaaaacagaatatatggaatgtaaatttagtaagaatgcaagagtggaggatgttataataaaattggaagaccaagtcttacaaagaaaagatcattttagatatttgggatcagtgattcaaaaagatggagaaattcacgaggatgtcacacatagaattaaggcaggttggc contains the following coding sequences:
- the LOC127812531 gene encoding probable sodium/metabolite cotransporter BASS5, chloroplastic isoform X4, producing the protein MLLAIMLLAEPIGFGIGASKASKPGHGFSVSLSNFFTELTSAIFRPPRRRRIVCLPLKWLPLLGFFSNRRHASRSIHPFFRLSATLIISPPSQTIRFFIFRQNAAISQKHMEASFLKILGGANAILPHVVLASTVLALLYPPSFTWFTSRYYAPALGFLMFAVGVNSSEKDFLEAFKRPGAIFAGYIGQFVVKPFLGYVFGLIAMTVFGLPTSLGAGIMLTSCVSGAQLSNYATFLTDPPMAPLSIVMTSLSTATAVFVTPILSLLLIGKRLPVDVTGMISSILQIVVAPIVGGLLLNRFFPLISNAIRPFLPPLSVFVTSLCVGAPLAININSVISPFGASVLLLVIAFHFSAFVAGYFLSGLAFSDAPDVKALQRTLSYETGMQSSLLALALANRFFQDPLVGVPPAISVVIMSLMGFSLVMLWAKEKN
- the LOC127812531 gene encoding probable sodium/metabolite cotransporter BASS5, chloroplastic isoform X3; this encodes MASAARLLQQSSSCFQIYPPFLSPFCHINNISSIPNNTLLHFPPKCRYFSGQRSRLLLSRCVTKKLSDEFEPDQFPDALSEPTQKHMEASFLKILGGANAILPHVVLASTVLALLYPPSFTWFTSRYYAPALGFLMFAVGVNSSEKDFLEAFKRPGAIFAGYIGQFVVKPFLGYVFGLIAMTVFGLPTSLGAGIMLTSCVSGAQLSNYATFLTDPPMAPLSIVMTSLSTATAVFVTPILSLLLIGKRLPVDVTGMISSILQIVVAPIVGGLLLNRFFPLISNAIRPFLPPLSVFVTSLCVGAPLAININSVISPFGASVLLLVIAFHFSAFVAGYFLSGLAFSDAPDVKALQRTLSYETEQSSSPCTCKSVFPRSTCGCPSCNFSNSHGSMQMTPFTSTKYDSTQADVGVAPRERNCVLSTSLPIMLILWGCNNVINGFLSCHAVG
- the LOC127812531 gene encoding probable sodium/metabolite cotransporter BASS6, chloroplastic isoform X1, coding for MLLAIMLLAEPIGFGIGASKASKPGHGFSVSLSNFFTELTSAIFRPPRRRRIVCLPLKWLPLLGFFSNRRHASRSIHPFFRLSATLIISPPSQTIRFFIFRQNAAISQKHMEASFLKILGGANAILPHVVLASTVLALLYPPSFTWFTSRYYAPALGFLMFAVGVNSSEKDFLEAFKRPGAIFAGYIGQFVVKPFLGYVFGLIAMTVFGLPTSLGAGIMLTSCVSGAQLSNYATFLTDPPMAPLSIVMTSLSTATAVFVTPILSLLLIGKRLPVDVTGMISSILQIVVAPIVGGLLLNRFFPLISNAIRPFLPPLSVFVTSLCVGAPLAININSVISPFGASVLLLVIAFHFSAFVAGYFLSGLAFSDAPDVKALQRTLSYETEQSSSPCTCKSVFPRSTCGCPSCNFSNSHGSMQMTPFTSTKYDSTQADVGVAPRERNCVLSTSLPIMLILWGCNNVINGFLSCHAVG
- the LOC127812531 gene encoding probable sodium/metabolite cotransporter BASS5, chloroplastic isoform X2: MASAARLLQQSSSCFQIYPPFLSPFCHINNISSIPNNTLLHFPPKCRYFSGQRSRLLLSRCVTKKLSDEFEPDQFPDALSEPTQILKSARRRTSKKHMEASFLKILGGANAILPHVVLASTVLALLYPPSFTWFTSRYYAPALGFLMFAVGVNSSEKDFLEAFKRPGAIFAGYIGQFVVKPFLGYVFGLIAMTVFGLPTSLGAGIMLTSCVSGAQLSNYATFLTDPPMAPLSIVMTSLSTATAVFVTPILSLLLIGKRLPVDVTGMISSILQIVVAPIVGGLLLNRFFPLISNAIRPFLPPLSVFVTSLCVGAPLAININSVISPFGASVLLLVIAFHFSAFVAGYFLSGLAFSDAPDVKALQRTLSYETEQSSSPCTCKSVFPRSTCGCPSCNFSNSHGSMQMTPFTSTKYDSTQADVGVAPRERNCVLSTSLPIMLILWGCNNVINGFLSCHAVG
- the LOC127812531 gene encoding probable sodium/metabolite cotransporter BASS6, chloroplastic isoform X6, whose translation is MEASFLKILGGANAILPHVVLASTVLALLYPPSFTWFTSRYYAPALGFLMFAVGVNSSEKDFLEAFKRPGAIFAGYIGQFVVKPFLGYVFGLIAMTVFGLPTSLGAGIMLTSCVSGAQLSNYATFLTDPPMAPLSIVMTSLSTATAVFVTPILSLLLIGKRLPVDVTGMISSILQIVVAPIVGGLLLNRFFPLISNAIRPFLPPLSVFVTSLCVGAPLAININSVISPFGASVLLLVIAFHFSAFVAGYFLSGLAFSDAPDVKALQRTLSYETEQSSSPCTCKSVFPRSTCGCPSCNFSNSHGSMQMTPFTSTKYDSTQADVGVAPRERNCVLSTSLPIMLILWGCNNVINGFLSCHAVG
- the LOC127812531 gene encoding probable sodium/metabolite cotransporter BASS6, chloroplastic isoform X5 — translated: MLLAIMLLAEPIGFGIGASKASKPGHGFSVSLSNFFTELTSAIFRPPRRRRIVCLPLKWLPLLGFFSNRRHASRSIHPFFRLSATLIISPPSQTIRFFIFRQNAAISQKHMEASFLKILGGANAILPHVVLASTVLALLYPPSFTWFTSRYYAPALGFLMFAVGVNSSEKDFLEAFKRPGAIFAGYIGQFVVKPFLGYVFGLIAMTVFGLPTSLGAGIMLTSCVSGAQLSNYATFLTDPPMAPLSIVMTSLSTATAVFVTPILSLLLIGKRLPVDVTGMISSILQIVVAPIVGGLLLNRFFPLISNAIRPFLPPLSVFVTSLCVGAPLAININSVISPFGASVLLLVIAFHFSAFVAGYFLSGLAFSDAPDVKALQRTLSYETEQSSSPCTCKSVFPRSTCGCPSCNFCCNNVINGFLSCHAVG